From the Natranaeroarchaeum aerophilus genome, one window contains:
- a CDS encoding CopD family protein: MTLVDAVSITLHQVFAAVWVGSVVFMTVGVLPLAREGHLEPEPVEMATGTLRTVSRVSAVILLLTGSHMAASFYTAADLTGTPNGWLVLAMLGLWLVLMGLIEVSGSRLVDGLQAKKVRAPAHETLGWFRAASVVGILLLVIAGLLSSGALV; this comes from the coding sequence ATGACGTTGGTCGACGCGGTTTCGATCACCCTTCATCAGGTGTTCGCCGCCGTCTGGGTCGGTAGTGTTGTATTCATGACTGTTGGCGTGTTGCCGCTCGCCAGAGAGGGTCACCTCGAACCCGAGCCGGTCGAAATGGCGACGGGGACGCTTCGAACTGTCTCCCGAGTCAGTGCCGTGATCCTGTTGCTCACCGGCAGCCACATGGCCGCGAGCTTCTATACGGCCGCCGACCTGACTGGCACGCCAAACGGCTGGCTCGTTCTCGCGATGCTAGGGCTATGGCTCGTCCTGATGGGACTGATCGAAGTGAGTGGTAGTCGTCTCGTCGACGGGTTGCAGGCGAAGAAGGTTCGCGCACCCGCTCACGAGACGCTCGGCTGGTTCCGTGCGGCGTCGGTAGTCGGCATCCTCTTGCTGGTTATTGCCGGGTTGCTGTCTTCGGGTGCGCTCGTCTGA
- a CDS encoding basic amino acid ABC transporter substrate-binding protein, whose product MTQGNRFVDRRNYMKLAGAASIAGLAGCLEGDDENGEEADGENTIVAGTAPGFPPFEMVEDGELVGFDIDLLEAVVDETEYELAEWEQLEFDSLIPALDNGNIDVIAAAMTISEERQEQIAFSDPYYSSDQSILVQTGGDFQPESLDDFEGQTVGAQSGTTGETVVRDDLIEAGIIDEGDYTSFDNYVLAVEDLESGLIDAVVLDEPVAETFEAERDVEVAFVYETGEEYGFGIRQEDEDLQAALSDGVAAVEESSEYEEITSTWFGE is encoded by the coding sequence ATGACTCAGGGAAACCGGTTCGTTGATCGGAGAAACTACATGAAACTGGCGGGCGCTGCCAGCATCGCTGGACTCGCTGGCTGTCTCGAAGGCGACGACGAGAACGGCGAGGAAGCCGACGGCGAGAACACGATCGTTGCCGGGACCGCACCCGGCTTCCCGCCATTCGAGATGGTCGAGGACGGCGAGCTGGTCGGTTTCGACATCGACCTGCTCGAAGCTGTCGTCGACGAGACCGAGTACGAGCTCGCAGAATGGGAACAGCTAGAGTTCGATTCCCTGATCCCGGCGCTCGACAACGGGAACATCGACGTTATCGCAGCAGCGATGACCATCAGTGAGGAACGTCAGGAACAGATCGCATTCAGCGATCCCTATTACAGCTCGGATCAGTCGATTCTCGTCCAGACCGGTGGAGACTTCCAGCCGGAGTCGCTGGATGACTTCGAGGGACAAACTGTCGGTGCACAGAGCGGGACGACTGGCGAAACCGTCGTTCGCGACGATCTGATCGAGGCCGGGATTATCGACGAGGGGGATTACACCTCCTTCGACAACTACGTGCTCGCCGTCGAGGACCTCGAAAGCGGATTGATCGATGCGGTCGTACTGGACGAGCCGGTCGCGGAGACGTTCGAGGCCGAGCGGGACGTCGAGGTCGCGTTCGTCTACGAGACTGGCGAGGAGTACGGCTTCGGCATCCGACAGGAGGACGAGGATCTGCAGGCCGCGCTGAGTGACGGTGTCGCTGCAGTCGAGGAAAGCAGCGAATACGAAGAAATCACGTCGACCTGGTTCGGCGAGTAA
- a CDS encoding amino acid ABC transporter ATP-binding protein: protein MTDSQTDRSSRIASETAPLLRIEDLWKSYGDEEVLRGVDLDIERGDVEVLVGPSGSGKSTLLRCVNRLTEVDSGHIYLRDVDVCADDTDPNEVRQQIGMVFQDINLFAHLTARQNVMLGLRRVKGMDKDAARTRANEELDRVGLGDQTDSYPAQLSGGQKQRVGIARALAMDPEVMLFDEPTSALDPELSNGVLEVMAQLVEEGMTMLVVTHEMRFARGGASGITFLDDGQIVERGPPEQLFENPEEERTAQFFQSISHE, encoded by the coding sequence GTGACAGACTCCCAGACCGACCGATCCAGTCGTATTGCATCCGAGACAGCGCCGCTTCTCCGTATTGAGGACCTCTGGAAATCCTACGGGGACGAGGAAGTGCTCCGTGGCGTCGATCTCGACATCGAGCGGGGTGATGTCGAGGTGCTGGTCGGTCCCAGCGGGAGCGGCAAGTCGACGCTCCTGCGGTGTGTCAACCGGCTCACAGAGGTCGACAGCGGCCACATCTACCTGCGCGATGTCGACGTCTGTGCGGACGACACCGATCCCAATGAGGTCCGCCAGCAGATCGGAATGGTATTTCAGGATATCAACCTCTTTGCCCATCTCACCGCCCGGCAGAACGTCATGCTCGGGCTCCGACGAGTCAAAGGGATGGACAAGGACGCCGCCCGAACGCGAGCGAACGAGGAGCTAGATCGCGTCGGGCTCGGCGACCAGACCGACTCGTATCCGGCACAGCTCTCGGGGGGCCAGAAACAGCGCGTCGGCATCGCCCGCGCGCTCGCGATGGATCCCGAAGTGATGCTGTTCGACGAGCCCACGAGCGCACTCGATCCGGAACTCTCGAACGGCGTGCTCGAAGTGATGGCCCAGCTCGTCGAGGAGGGGATGACCATGCTGGTCGTCACCCACGAGATGCGCTTTGCGCGCGGCGGAGCGAGCGGAATCACGTTCCTTGACGACGGACAGATCGTCGAGCGAGGACCGCCCGAACAGCTGTTCGAGAACCCCGAAGAGGAACGAACCGCGCAGTTCTTCCAGAGTATCAGCCATGAGTGA
- a CDS encoding glutaredoxin family protein: MSVTLYQLDGCPFCEKVADRLDEVGVEYDSVWVDAMHSDRNEVKRVSGQRGVPVIVDEDRGITMSESDNILDLIDRTYA; this comes from the coding sequence ATGAGCGTCACGCTGTACCAGCTTGACGGCTGTCCGTTCTGTGAGAAAGTCGCCGATCGCCTCGACGAGGTCGGCGTCGAGTATGACTCGGTCTGGGTCGACGCGATGCACTCGGATCGGAACGAAGTAAAACGCGTCTCCGGCCAGCGAGGTGTCCCGGTCATCGTCGATGAGGACCGCGGAATCACGATGTCCGAGTCCGACAATATTCTGGACCTGATCGACCGGACGTACGCCTGA
- a CDS encoding DUF5518 domain-containing protein translates to MSPDPFDTSSTEPAEPNSSTDDFSNPIANAILGAVVGIFLSFIPFAPLLGGGVAAYLQGGTPSDGLRMGLAAGLIMLIPYLFAAMFVTVLLTGMAAQSSFGLVVLGALALGSLYTVGLSVVGGYLGIYIRQEL, encoded by the coding sequence ATGTCCCCCGACCCGTTCGACACGTCCTCCACGGAGCCAGCGGAGCCGAACAGCTCGACTGACGACTTCTCGAACCCGATCGCGAACGCGATTCTCGGGGCTGTCGTCGGTATCTTCCTCTCGTTTATCCCCTTTGCCCCGCTGCTGGGCGGTGGTGTTGCCGCCTATCTTCAGGGTGGGACGCCGAGTGACGGCTTGCGGATGGGACTGGCCGCCGGGCTGATCATGCTGATCCCGTACCTGTTTGCGGCTATGTTCGTGACTGTTCTCCTGACAGGTATGGCAGCGCAATCATCGTTCGGACTGGTCGTCCTCGGTGCGCTCGCGCTGGGGTCGCTCTACACGGTCGGGCTCAGTGTTGTTGGTGGCTACCTCGGGATTTATATTCGACAGGAACTGTAG
- a CDS encoding MutS-related protein, producing MQLEEYWGVGPKTREALTDSIGVEDAVRAIENGDVRALTEAGLSRGRATRILRRANGGEGMDVLATGDARDVYKELLDLIQTHAVTRGAADRIRVLTPLLDTDEMTARLDTVLATRDAWTALDEADRERVLDAFAAYDEAQEGERAAVDAALALIDAGVVAASEQATAGDGEDVFAPLGNLDRDALADASAALAGLDGSTVVEGVDEELDSLRDSLAVVERLDANALDVIEALREDGVGGTEEFQTAFVEHVRSEADVTIDRVRDAMPGDAIDATDFVGTTLRELSTDLRSAVSERRELVASDLRGDVAAAREDVDAAVETVDDIAFYLSLARFALAHEMCRPEYITADRETVGVVDALNLSLAAEDESVQPITYAIGEHTLAEYDDVPPRADDRTPPAEHRVAVVTGANSGGKTTLLETLCQVVLLAQMGLPVPASRAQVSTFDSIVFHRRHASFNAGVLESTLRNIVPPVSTNERTLMLVDEFEAITEPGSAADLLHGLVRLTVDRGALGAFVTHLADDLEPLPTAARTDGIFAEGLSPELELEVDYQPRFGTVGRSTPEFIVSRLVANADDRSERAGFETLAEAVGHDVVQRTLADARWKE from the coding sequence ATGCAACTCGAGGAGTACTGGGGCGTCGGACCGAAGACCCGCGAGGCGCTGACGGACTCGATCGGCGTCGAGGACGCGGTCCGGGCCATCGAGAACGGGGACGTGCGGGCGCTTACCGAGGCGGGGCTTTCTCGTGGGCGGGCGACACGGATCCTCCGCCGAGCCAACGGCGGCGAGGGGATGGACGTGCTCGCCACGGGCGACGCCCGGGACGTGTACAAGGAACTGCTCGATCTGATCCAGACCCACGCGGTGACCCGCGGAGCTGCCGACCGGATTCGGGTCCTGACGCCGCTGCTCGATACCGACGAGATGACGGCCCGACTTGATACCGTGCTGGCGACACGGGACGCCTGGACGGCGCTTGACGAGGCCGACCGCGAACGGGTTCTCGACGCTTTCGCGGCGTACGACGAGGCCCAGGAAGGCGAGCGTGCTGCCGTCGACGCGGCTCTAGCGCTGATCGACGCGGGCGTCGTCGCGGCGAGCGAGCAGGCGACAGCAGGGGACGGCGAGGACGTCTTCGCGCCGCTCGGGAATCTCGACCGGGACGCACTGGCCGACGCAAGCGCCGCGCTCGCCGGGCTGGACGGTTCGACCGTCGTCGAAGGCGTCGACGAGGAACTCGACTCGCTCCGGGACTCGCTCGCCGTTGTCGAACGCCTGGACGCGAACGCGCTTGACGTCATCGAGGCGCTGCGCGAGGACGGCGTCGGCGGAACCGAGGAGTTCCAGACGGCGTTCGTCGAACACGTCCGATCGGAAGCCGACGTGACCATCGACCGGGTGCGGGACGCGATGCCCGGCGACGCTATCGACGCGACCGACTTCGTCGGAACAACCCTTCGCGAGCTCTCGACCGACCTCCGGAGCGCCGTCTCCGAGCGTCGCGAACTGGTCGCCAGCGACCTCCGCGGCGACGTCGCGGCGGCCCGCGAGGACGTTGATGCCGCTGTCGAGACCGTCGACGACATCGCCTTCTATCTCTCGCTGGCGCGGTTCGCACTGGCCCACGAAATGTGTCGCCCCGAGTATATTACTGCTGACCGGGAGACAGTCGGCGTCGTCGATGCACTCAACCTCTCGCTTGCCGCCGAAGACGAGAGCGTCCAGCCGATTACCTACGCTATCGGCGAGCACACGCTCGCGGAGTACGACGACGTGCCGCCACGCGCTGACGACCGGACGCCGCCCGCCGAGCACCGCGTCGCCGTGGTGACTGGCGCCAACAGCGGTGGGAAGACGACGCTACTGGAGACGCTCTGTCAGGTCGTCCTGCTGGCCCAGATGGGGCTACCGGTCCCTGCCAGTCGCGCACAGGTCTCGACGTTCGATTCGATCGTATTCCACCGCCGTCATGCCAGTTTCAATGCGGGCGTGCTCGAATCGACCCTGCGCAACATCGTCCCGCCGGTCTCGACCAACGAGCGCACGCTGATGCTCGTCGACGAGTTCGAGGCAATCACGGAGCCCGGTAGCGCCGCGGACCTGCTCCACGGGCTTGTTCGATTGACGGTCGATCGGGGCGCTCTCGGTGCCTTTGTCACCCACCTCGCGGATGACCTCGAACCGTTGCCAACCGCTGCGCGAACGGACGGTATCTTCGCGGAGGGGCTCTCGCCGGAGCTGGAACTCGAAGTCGATTACCAGCCACGGTTTGGAACTGTGGGGCGCTCGACGCCGGAGTTCATCGTCTCGCGACTGGTCGCCAACGCGGACGACCGAAGCGAGCGCGCCGGCTTCGAGACGCTCGCCGAGGCAGTCGGTCACGACGTCGTTCAGCGGACGCTGGCTGACGCCCGCTGGAAGGAGTGA
- a CDS encoding metal-dependent hydrolase has product MMATTHGFVGLAIAAVVAVIAPEFAVAAAIGGIAGGIFPDLDVLAEHRRTLHFPGYYTMVALPALGLAYVVTDVVTVSIATFLVAAAVHSLSDALGGTPSAVPWESDLDHAVYLHAADRWLPAKRWVRYDGAPEDFVAGVVFAVPALVIFDGAIRYLAVTGIVVSLVYTAFRRPIGHAVAGIK; this is encoded by the coding sequence ATGATGGCGACCACCCACGGTTTCGTCGGCCTCGCGATCGCCGCAGTCGTCGCGGTGATCGCTCCCGAGTTCGCCGTCGCCGCAGCGATCGGCGGTATCGCGGGTGGGATCTTCCCCGATCTGGACGTCCTCGCAGAACACCGGCGGACGCTGCACTTTCCGGGCTACTACACGATGGTCGCACTCCCCGCACTGGGGCTCGCGTACGTCGTCACCGATGTCGTTACTGTGAGCATAGCAACGTTTCTGGTCGCCGCTGCAGTTCACTCCCTCAGCGACGCGCTCGGGGGGACACCGTCGGCAGTTCCGTGGGAATCGGACCTCGATCACGCGGTTTACCTCCATGCAGCGGATCGATGGCTTCCGGCGAAACGCTGGGTCCGGTACGACGGTGCGCCCGAGGACTTTGTCGCCGGAGTGGTCTTTGCCGTGCCCGCCCTCGTCATTTTCGACGGTGCGATCCGGTATCTGGCAGTGACCGGGATCGTCGTCTCACTGGTGTACACTGCGTTTCGTCGACCGATCGGCCATGCCGTCGCCGGGATAAAATAA
- a CDS encoding amino acid ABC transporter permease — MSGAETTESPTGRFRSTSAEPGPVLGALAGVAFWGWLVTRWLNDWVLARIGVGPGAGENFVPREPFDAAAASVGDVSEGLGMVGLPIEWAATLLSTVAIAVDLAPALAGAAWYTIVLTSVSIILGFFIAVPLAVLRVYGGPLKWPALAYTELIRGTPLLAQLFVLYYGLPLAIWLQDAPLVGYGSIPEQAFWIAIIGFTINGSAYQAEYIRGALESVDEGQLTAARAVGLSQYDGIRYVVLPQTLRYAIPAWTNEVVYLIKYSSLAAFITVPELYYVASDIAAQTFEYTAIFGLLAVVYLGIVLTATKIMDRVESHVAIPGIGTADGRKQGDA; from the coding sequence ATGAGTGGAGCGGAGACGACCGAGTCACCGACCGGACGGTTCCGTTCAACGTCTGCGGAGCCCGGACCCGTCCTTGGCGCCCTCGCAGGGGTCGCATTCTGGGGATGGCTCGTCACACGCTGGCTCAACGACTGGGTGCTCGCCCGGATCGGCGTGGGCCCGGGTGCCGGAGAGAACTTCGTGCCACGGGAACCGTTCGATGCCGCAGCAGCGTCGGTCGGCGACGTATCCGAGGGGCTCGGCATGGTCGGGCTTCCGATCGAGTGGGCGGCGACGCTGCTGTCGACCGTGGCTATCGCCGTCGATCTCGCACCAGCACTCGCGGGCGCGGCGTGGTACACGATCGTTCTGACCAGCGTCAGTATCATTCTCGGCTTCTTTATCGCCGTCCCACTCGCGGTGTTGCGCGTCTACGGCGGGCCCCTGAAATGGCCCGCACTCGCGTACACCGAGTTGATCCGCGGGACGCCGCTGCTCGCCCAGCTGTTCGTGCTCTACTATGGCCTCCCGCTGGCGATCTGGCTGCAGGACGCGCCGCTGGTCGGCTACGGCTCGATCCCTGAACAGGCGTTCTGGATCGCAATTATCGGCTTTACGATCAACGGCTCGGCCTATCAGGCCGAGTACATCCGCGGCGCGCTCGAAAGCGTCGACGAGGGACAGCTCACCGCGGCGCGCGCAGTCGGGCTCTCACAGTACGACGGGATTCGCTATGTCGTCCTGCCACAGACGCTCAGGTACGCCATTCCGGCGTGGACGAACGAGGTCGTCTACCTGATCAAGTACTCCTCGCTGGCAGCGTTCATTACTGTCCCCGAGCTCTACTATGTGGCGAGCGATATTGCGGCCCAGACATTCGAGTACACGGCGATCTTCGGCCTCCTCGCGGTCGTTTACCTCGGTATCGTACTGACGGCGACGAAAATCATGGATCGGGTCGAGTCCCACGTCGCGATTCCAGGTATTGGGACCGCCGATGGGCGCAAGCAAGGCGATGCCTGA
- a CDS encoding amino acid ABC transporter permease, producing the protein MDLPALLTTSLWAIAGETSPLVVETVWSLLGEDWQFVFRNADYLLGGVVITIVLTVVSILLGFALGFPAGAIETYGDGYLRSAVRNVGILLRGTPILVIMIYMYFVMPIEYLLGPINAAFGGLDVLLGPTPFAAPDGIGTAFFAATLALGLRSAAYQSQIFRGALSSIDDGQMEAARSIGMSRFEAIRHVVVPQALRRSVPGFQNEFTIVLKDTSIAFAIGLGELLKRSDDLFVQQTTAVLEVFLFASLLYFILTFGTNRTLDYVEQYFAIPGESS; encoded by the coding sequence ATGGATCTGCCAGCGCTGTTGACGACATCCCTGTGGGCGATAGCGGGAGAGACGTCGCCGCTCGTGGTGGAGACGGTCTGGTCGTTGCTGGGCGAGGACTGGCAGTTCGTCTTCCGGAACGCGGACTACCTGCTTGGTGGGGTCGTCATCACCATCGTGCTGACTGTCGTCAGTATTCTCCTCGGATTTGCACTCGGCTTCCCGGCGGGTGCGATCGAGACCTACGGGGATGGCTATCTCAGAAGCGCCGTCCGGAACGTCGGTATCTTGCTCCGTGGCACGCCGATCCTCGTGATCATGATCTACATGTACTTCGTCATGCCGATCGAGTATCTGCTCGGTCCGATCAACGCGGCATTCGGTGGACTCGACGTCCTGCTCGGTCCGACGCCCTTTGCCGCCCCTGACGGGATCGGAACGGCGTTTTTCGCCGCGACGCTCGCCCTCGGTCTCCGGAGTGCAGCCTACCAGTCGCAGATCTTCCGTGGTGCGCTCAGCAGTATTGATGACGGGCAGATGGAAGCCGCGCGCTCGATCGGTATGAGTCGGTTCGAGGCGATCCGACACGTCGTCGTCCCGCAGGCGCTTCGCCGTTCCGTGCCCGGGTTTCAAAACGAGTTTACGATCGTCCTCAAGGATACCTCGATCGCCTTCGCGATCGGTCTTGGCGAACTGCTGAAACGGAGCGACGATCTGTTCGTCCAGCAGACGACCGCCGTGCTGGAGGTATTCCTCTTTGCCAGCTTGCTGTATTTCATCCTGACGTTCGGGACGAACCGCACGCTCGATTACGTCGAGCAATACTTCGCAATCCCAGGTGAATCGTCGTGA
- the kdgK1 gene encoding bifunctional 2-dehydro-3-deoxygluconokinase/2-dehydro-3-deoxygalactonokinase has translation MSDLVTFGETMLRLSPPQGERVETARELEFRAAGAESNVAVTAERLGAVATWLSKLPDSPLGRRVVSGLQQHGVDVDVAWSDQGRQGTYYLEYGGKPRGTNVIYDRKGAAVQTTHPEELNLDAIRKARVFYTSGITPALSNRLRETTAQLLKTAKESGTKTAFDVNYRSSLWSEQEARETLTRLFPAVDILVVPFRDAQQVLNFERDPRQLAHHLAAEYNLQTVIVTNGEKGSLAWHNNTVYEQDIYQSDTHDAIGTGDAFVGAFLARRLSGDDVPRALKYAAATASLKRTIAGDIATVTKPEVEAVIGDDMQDISR, from the coding sequence ATGAGCGATCTCGTTACCTTCGGCGAAACGATGCTTCGACTCTCGCCACCACAGGGCGAGCGTGTCGAGACGGCGCGTGAACTGGAATTTCGCGCCGCGGGCGCGGAGAGCAACGTCGCAGTTACGGCCGAGCGACTGGGCGCTGTCGCGACGTGGCTCTCGAAACTCCCTGACTCGCCGCTGGGGCGGCGGGTCGTCTCGGGGCTTCAACAGCACGGCGTCGATGTCGACGTGGCGTGGAGCGATCAGGGACGACAGGGGACGTACTACCTCGAATACGGGGGCAAGCCACGGGGGACGAATGTCATCTATGATCGGAAAGGTGCGGCAGTCCAGACGACCCATCCCGAGGAGCTGAATCTCGATGCGATCCGCAAGGCGCGTGTGTTCTACACCAGCGGTATCACCCCTGCACTCTCGAACCGTCTCAGGGAGACGACCGCACAACTGCTCAAAACTGCCAAAGAGTCGGGGACGAAGACTGCCTTCGACGTCAACTACCGGTCAAGCCTGTGGTCGGAACAAGAAGCCCGAGAAACACTCACTCGACTGTTTCCGGCGGTCGACATCCTCGTCGTTCCGTTCCGCGATGCCCAGCAGGTGCTGAACTTCGAGCGCGACCCACGGCAACTGGCCCATCACCTTGCGGCCGAGTATAATCTGCAGACGGTGATCGTCACCAACGGGGAGAAGGGGTCGCTCGCGTGGCACAATAACACAGTCTACGAACAGGACATCTACCAGTCTGACACTCACGACGCCATCGGGACCGGCGATGCGTTCGTCGGGGCGTTCCTGGCGCGTCGCCTGTCGGGAGATGACGTCCCGCGAGCGCTCAAGTACGCGGCGGCGACGGCGTCGCTCAAACGCACGATCGCGGGCGATATCGCGACCGTGACGAAACCGGAGGTCGAGGCAGTGATCGGCGACGACATGCAGGATATTTCGCGGTAG
- a CDS encoding MOSC domain-containing protein encodes MPTISDLFVHPVKSLDSHRVDSARLRESGALDGDRQYAIVDEDREYVNGKRERAVHRIESSFDPEARALTVSAPDRDAATFSLDAERGSLNAWLSEYFGYPVSVIRDPGGMPDDTDASGPTVISRETLDAVAGWFDGIDATEMRRRLRPNIIIEAGEPFWEDQLYADRDSVVPFRLGDAELAGVNPCQRCVVPTRDPDTGAETEGFRERFVERREATLPEWVDRDWYDHYFRLMVCTRLGEDAAGSTLRVGDEVTVIE; translated from the coding sequence GTGCCAACGATTTCCGATCTATTCGTCCATCCGGTCAAATCTCTCGACTCACACCGCGTCGACTCGGCACGGCTCCGCGAAAGCGGCGCGCTCGACGGCGACCGACAGTACGCTATCGTCGACGAGGACCGCGAGTACGTCAACGGGAAGCGCGAGCGGGCGGTCCACCGTATCGAGTCCTCGTTCGATCCCGAAGCGCGGGCGCTGACCGTGAGCGCACCAGATCGGGACGCCGCGACGTTCAGCCTCGACGCCGAGCGGGGCTCGCTCAACGCCTGGCTCTCGGAGTACTTCGGCTACCCGGTGAGCGTGATCCGAGATCCAGGGGGGATGCCCGACGATACGGACGCATCGGGACCCACGGTGATCAGTCGAGAGACGCTCGACGCGGTCGCGGGCTGGTTCGACGGCATCGATGCGACCGAGATGCGTCGCAGGCTCCGCCCGAACATCATCATCGAGGCGGGCGAGCCGTTCTGGGAGGATCAGCTATACGCCGATCGCGACTCCGTCGTTCCGTTCCGACTTGGCGACGCCGAACTCGCTGGTGTCAACCCCTGCCAGCGCTGTGTCGTGCCGACGCGCGACCCCGATACCGGTGCGGAGACCGAGGGGTTCCGGGAGCGCTTTGTCGAGCGCCGGGAAGCGACGCTTCCGGAGTGGGTCGACCGAGACTGGTACGACCATTACTTCCGACTGATGGTCTGTACGCGCCTCGGAGAAGACGCCGCCGGGTCGACACTCCGGGTCGGCGACGAGGTTACAGTGATCGAGTAG
- a CDS encoding FAD-dependent oxidoreductase, producing MVHVAIIGAYGSAGVAVAGDLVDVDGVELTLIDDGDPGGGLCILDGCMPSKEVLSAGEARFKTRHDDRVRGTPEIDLDQVVATKDDHTLGFAEHRRAAVHDLAERETVEFIHDTARLVDDRVLAVGDRRIEPDYLVIATGSTVDVPDLPGIDKTDFSTSADVLDTTGFPDSGIVMGFGYVGLELAPYIAEAGETDLTVIEHDAVPLDEADSEYGAELLDIYEENFDIDVRTHTHERRLESTDEGGVRLHVDHEPPNGEASSDVIEADELFLFTGRKPALDGLGLDHTALEPGPDWVEDPMQARDDERVFVVGDANGHEPILHVAKEQGFKAAENILAHSRGDPTDGYENVHHHVVFSGLGVYPYARVGHSEASATAAGIDHIAVTRSASDDGVFKTKAVPEGRATLVVGEDGTVLGYQGLHYHADVMAKTMQIAVEMGLDVREIPDRSYHPTTPEILDGLLRDASAKLEYADTTRSL from the coding sequence ATGGTACACGTAGCGATCATCGGCGCGTACGGCAGCGCCGGTGTAGCAGTAGCCGGCGATCTCGTGGACGTAGACGGCGTCGAGTTGACCCTGATCGACGACGGCGATCCGGGTGGCGGGCTCTGTATTCTGGATGGGTGTATGCCTTCCAAGGAGGTGCTGTCGGCCGGAGAAGCACGGTTCAAAACGAGACACGACGATCGAGTGCGTGGCACGCCGGAGATCGATCTCGATCAGGTCGTCGCCACGAAAGACGATCACACGCTCGGGTTCGCCGAACATCGTCGCGCGGCGGTTCACGACCTCGCCGAGCGCGAGACCGTCGAGTTCATCCACGACACCGCACGGCTGGTCGACGATCGTGTGCTCGCAGTTGGCGACCGAAGGATCGAGCCGGACTATCTCGTAATCGCGACAGGCTCGACCGTCGACGTCCCCGACCTGCCCGGAATCGACAAGACGGACTTCTCGACCAGTGCGGACGTGCTGGACACCACCGGGTTCCCGGACTCGGGAATCGTCATGGGCTTTGGCTACGTCGGGCTGGAACTGGCCCCCTACATCGCCGAGGCGGGTGAGACCGATCTCACGGTGATCGAACACGACGCTGTCCCGCTCGACGAAGCCGATTCCGAGTACGGCGCTGAGCTTCTGGATATCTACGAGGAGAACTTCGATATCGATGTCAGGACACATACCCACGAGCGACGGCTCGAATCGACTGATGAGGGCGGCGTTCGACTGCACGTTGACCACGAGCCACCGAACGGGGAGGCCTCCAGCGACGTCATCGAGGCTGACGAGCTGTTCCTCTTTACCGGTCGGAAACCCGCACTGGACGGGCTCGGACTCGACCACACCGCACTGGAGCCGGGCCCGGACTGGGTCGAGGACCCGATGCAGGCGCGTGACGACGAACGTGTGTTTGTCGTGGGCGACGCCAACGGGCACGAACCAATCTTGCACGTCGCCAAGGAGCAGGGGTTCAAAGCCGCCGAGAACATTCTGGCGCACTCACGAGGCGATCCCACAGATGGGTACGAGAACGTCCATCATCACGTCGTCTTCTCCGGACTGGGTGTCTATCCGTACGCCCGAGTGGGCCACTCCGAAGCCAGTGCCACAGCAGCAGGGATCGATCACATCGCGGTAACGCGATCCGCCAGCGACGACGGCGTGTTCAAGACCAAAGCAGTCCCAGAGGGGCGGGCCACGCTCGTCGTCGGCGAGGACGGGACCGTCCTTGGCTATCAGGGTCTGCACTACCACGCCGACGTCATGGCCAAGACGATGCAGATAGCCGTCGAGATGGGTCTAGACGTGCGGGAGATACCGGATCGCTCGTACCATCCGACGACCCCGGAGATTCTCGACGGGCTGTTGCGGGACGCAAGCGCGAAGCTGGAATATGCCGATACTACTCGATCACTGTAA